The nucleotide sequence ATTGAATCAGAATTTGGTGCATCCGCTGAAGAATTGTTCAATCAGCTCGATGATCAGCCGCTGGCATCCGCTTCCATCGGTCAGGTGCACAAAGCTGTAACTAAAGATGGAGAGTCCGTTGCCGTCAAATTTCAGCGACCCGGCATCCAGAAGGTCATCGAGGTCGATCTTGAAATTATGCTACATTTGGCTACTCTTGCCGAGCGCCACATCAAAGAGTTTGAAATCCATCGGCCGGTTAAAATAGTCGATGAATTTGCGCGTACCTTAGAAAAGGAAATCGATTATCGCATCGAAGCCACCAACATGGAGCGCATTGCCCGCCGATTTCTGGACCAATCCCATATCTACATCCCGGCAGTTTTCAGAGAGCTCTCTACATCACGTGTCCTGACGACCGAATTGATCGAGGGCATTAAGGTATCCAATATTGCTGGAATCGCAGAATCTGGACTCGATCACAAAATCATTGCGGACCGGATTGTCGGATTGGTGCTCAAACAAGCCTTCGATCATGGCTTTTTTCATGCCGACCCTCATCCTGGCAATATTTTTGTCCTGGCAGACAATGTTATCTGCCTGGTAGACTACGGCATGATGGGGCTTGTAGATCGCGCCACACGTGAAACATTTGTCGATTTGATAGACAGTGTGGTGCATCAGCAGGAGGTCAGAACCGCCCAGGCGCTGTTAAATTTGACCGATTGGGACGAAGAGCCGGATATTCGCTCACTTGAAAGGGAAATCGCTGATTTTATGGGGCGTCATTTCTACAAGCCTCTAAAGCATATGGAAATCGGAAAGCTGCTGCAGGATTTGCTGCACTTAACAATGCGCTTTCGCCTGCGGCTGCCGCCCGATATTTTCCTGATGATCAAAGCGTTGAGTTCGATTGAAGGAGTGGGCCGGGCGCTGAATCCGGAATTTGACCTAATTGCGCATGCCAGGCCCTTCATCCAGCAAATAAAGCTTGAACGTTTCAGCCCCAAACGGATGTCCACTGACGTATACGAGATGCTGTCGCGGCTGGTTCAATTTCTACAGCAGTTTCCCAAAGATTTGATGGATCTGACCGGCATGATCCGACAGCAAAGACTGAGTCTTCAACTGGAGCACAAAGGGCTTGAAACCTTGCTGGCCACCCAGGATCAAACCAGCAACCGTATATCTTTTGCGATCATCATTGCCGCTCTTGTGATCGGGTCGGCGTTGATTGTTATATCCGAAATTCCCCCGCTTGTTTACGGTATCTCATTGATCGGTATTATTGGATATCTGGTCGCTGCCATCATGGGAATCTGGCTGCTGGTGGCGATCGTTAGAAAAGGAAGGCTGTGAACATCTTCGGCCTAACAGAATTTGGCCCCAACACCAAACAAATGGGTCGACTGTTTATGGGTCAATAATTTTCGCCATACGACTTTAGCAAAATGTCCATTGTTACTGCTGCTAAAAGGCAGGTTGTCAGATGTGATGCGGATTTTGCGACCCGGTTGCTGGGCATAGGCAGATTCGAAATACAGGCCGCTTTTACTATAATTTTGCAGGGTGCCAGGATAGTGATACCCTGTACGCTTGTCTTCAAGCGTAATGGATGCCTTATATTTGATTCGCTTGTGTCTATTTTGGATAGTACGGTCAGCCATTCGTCACCCTGCTTATCTTCGCTTTTTTAATGAAATAATCTAAGACAGTTCGAACCGGTGTCAAAGACAAATTCTTAAAAACAAACCGCCCACAGCTATCCGCACACGAGATCTTTTGCTCTAAGACTGCTGCTGGCCTACCTATCAACCGGTTGCTGATAAGCAGGTGTTAGACGCCACCTCTAAAATAGGGAGCGCCCGAAATCAACCCCCATCAATGGCTTTCCAAGATACGCACGACCTTTCCATCTTTGAATATAACGGTGAAGGATTGGGAAGGACCAAAATCGTACACCCATTGGTCTGGTGTCTGAGTGTTGGGTTCACCGCAATCATCTCTTACATCAACAGTTGAATCCCCGATTCGCACCACACCTTCATCGCACATCATCGTCGGCGTTTCTTCAGCCGCAAAAATACACGTGGGATTGCTCAACATCATCATCATAAATGTTAAACTAATCAAATATATCTTTCGATTTATGATATTGCCCTCAACAATAATTATTTAATAAAAAGAAGGTATTACATAAAAAGCAGCAGGCTTAAAGCCATGACAGCCATCCCCAGGATGAGGCCGTAAATAGAAAGATGATGTTCGCCGTATTTTTGGGCGGCCGGCAGCAATTCGTCCAGCGAAATAAATACCATGATACCGGCAACCCCTGCAAACAGGACGCCGAAAATAAAATCGCTAAAGAAATTTAGCAGAATAAAATATCCGATGAGGGCACCGACGGGCTCGGCCACTCCGGAAAGAAAGGAATAGAAAAAGGCCTTCTTTTTGCTACCGGTAGCATAATAAATTGGGACCGATACCGAAATACCCTCCGGGATGTTGTGAATGGCGATGGCCACCGCGATGGACAAACCCAGGGCCGGATCAGACAGGGCGGCTGCAAATGTTGCCAGGCCTTCAGGAAAGTTATGAATGGCAATGGCCAAGGCGGTGAACATCCCCATTCGTAAAAGCTTGCGGTTTTTGTCATGGACCTGTTCCGAACCCATTTCTTCGATACCGCGGATTTCATGGGGATTTTCAAAAGACGGTACCAGCTTATCGATGATAGCGATTAAAAAAATTCCGCCGAAAAAGGCGGCCACCGTTATCCAGGTAGCCTTGGCAGGGTCGAACTCTTCAGCGAGTGCATCCCTGGCCTTGGCGAAGATTTCGACAAAGGAGACATATATCATTACGCCGGCAGAAAAACCCAAGGCCAATGAAAGAAATTTTGTATTGGTGCGTTTGGCAAAAAACGCTAAAGCGCTGCCGATACCGGTGGCCAGCCCGGCGAACAAGGTGAGACCAAAAGCAATTAATACATCTTCTTCAAACATAGCAAGGCTCCAGTTTTACGATGATACAAAGATGCCGATCAGAACTGGTTTTACTTCATTTCTCTAACTGTGTTTTCTAAGTATACTCATTTTTGAAATCAAGGCAATAATAGTTTTACGGTCTATCAAAGTGTAAATTTGACCGTATCCTGTGAAAACAAGAAGTGGCTGCAAAAGCCCAGATTAGGTTCAAGGGCAAGGCTTCCCGCGCATTGGAAGTGGAGCGTACACGGAGTACGTGAGCATTTCAATGCGAGGGAATACATCGCCATTGGGCCTTAGATGGGGTTTTGCAGCCACTTCTAAAAGTGAATGGCTTTAATGACAAATACAAGACCGACGATGATCATCAAAACCGCACCCACTTTGTAAATTAGGGCTCTTGATTTAAGCCAACCCATATCGGCCAGTTTGGCCACCAGAAACAGCGCCGGAACGGTCCCGAGCCCAAAAGCGGTCATCAACCCCATACCGGTCAAAATACTCTGCTGTGTGGAGCTAGCATCCATACCGGCGCGGGTGGCGCCCAGCAGCGCCGTATATACCGGGCCGCAAGGCAGCAACCCTAGCAGCAACCCCAGCGGCAGATAGACCAGGGTGGATTTTGCCTTTAGCAAGCTTCCAAATCCCTTGAGTATAATCCCCCCTGGACTGGAATGATCCCCGAAGACCCTGCCAAGTGGAATCCAGCCGGCCATGGCCAGCCCCATCATCATAATCAAGACGCCCGTGAGGATCATCACGCTTTTTTGAATTGTGTCGATGTGAGCCGTTACCATGGTTAGGGATCCGGCAGCGGCCACCACCCCTCCCAAGATGGCGTAGGTACAAATTCTGCCGAGGTGATACAGCAGCTGGGGGATGAAGATACTTTTTTCTTTGAGGTTGAGACTAAAGCTGACCACAATCGGTCCGCACATGCCAATGCAATGGCCAAAACCGATGGTAAAACCGGAGGAAAGATACAGCAGCAATAGGGTATCAGTAGATGACATCGAAGATAAATTGGGTTTGGCCCGTACCGGGGATGGTGATTGTTGCCTGCCAGGTTCGGCGGCCGCTGGGGCATTTGACGATAACACCATCGCCCGTATAGGTATTGTTGCCGGCGGGTTTAAGCTGCACGCGATTGGGGCCCATATTCATACCCGGCATACCCAGATCAATATAGGGCGCCTCAGTCGATTGAGATGGTTTTCCCGTTAGGGTAAGCTTAAACGACAGGTCCTGTAGCGCTTTTACAGGCCTAGGGGCTACCTCAAGAGTCACCGAATTTTCTGAAAGCGACTGCGTGCATGGCCCGGCATGTAAATCGCAATTGATCATCTGTTGGTATTTATCACCGGCTGAAACGATTTCTGGTAATGCCAGCAAAAAAGCGACAAAGAATAAGATGGCAAAATTAATAAAAAAATTTTTCATTTTTACAGCACCTTTCTGCTTTCCCTCAACAAAACATCCGCGGTTACAGCCCTGGCAAGCGCGGATGCGTAAAATGCATTTCTATCTGTCTTCTGACTTCTGTAATAATCTATAATAGCGTGTATCCCGGTCCTTCCCCGCCCTCCGGGCACGTCCAGGTGATATTTTCAAAGGGATCCTTAATATCACAGGTTTTGCAGTGCAAACAGTTGGAGGGATTCAATTTCAAGCGTTTATCGCCGGTTTTATCATCGGTTTCAATTTCATAGACTTCTCCCGGGCAAAATCGGGTGCAGGGGCTGCGATACTTGGGATAACAGGTGTTAATACAAAGATCAGTGTCGTGCACGATGATATGCGACGGCTGGTCTTCGCGGTGTTTGGTCTTGGACAGATAAACACTGGTAAGCTTGTCCACGAACAGCTCGCCGTCATAGATTTTGGGATCCACGGTCGTAATGTCCGCCTGCTCGCCATTGAGCGGTTTGAGCGTCGTATAATCTTCCTCCAGCGGCATTTTATCCACAAAACCGCGCCCGCCGGTAACGTATTGAGCGCCCAGGTGAATAAACTTCATCGGGTTGGTTTTTGAAAGGGCCTGGTAAAAATTGCGGCCCTCGTACAGCTGTTTTTTAATATAGCTGTTTTCAAACAAGTCGCCATAGGTTTGCAAAGTTTGCTCGTCAAAGTTTTGTTTCTCCACCGCTGAGATGATGGCCTCCGCCGCCAGCATGCCGGATTTCATGGAAATATGGATGCCTTTTAATCCCGGCATATACTGAATACCAGCGCTGGCGCCGACAAATAGACCCCCGTCAACTGCCAGTTTGGGCAATGTATAGTATCCGCCGGTGGCCACTGCTCTGGCACCAGCTTCAACAACCTTGCCGCCCTTGATGATATTGGCGACAAACGGGTGGCTTTTGAATTTGATAAAGGTATCATACAAATCCAGCAGGGGATCTTCATAGCAAAGTCCTGTCAGAAATCCCAAGGTTAGACGGTTGTCGGCCATCTCGTAGATAAACGCGCCACCGGGAATATACAGCCCGATGGGATAGCCCATCAGGTGAATATCGTTACCTTTACTGGTTTTAAAATAATTGGATTCCTCAGGCAGCTCAATGACCTCTTCGATGCCGGTCTCAAAAACCTGGGGCATCTTGCCTTTCATCAGGTTTAGCTTCTTATCGATTTCCTTGAAGAGGCTGCCGCGGGCGCCTTCCCCGAATACGGTAACTTTGGCTTTTAAATCGATGCCAGGCTCAAAATTTGATTTGGGTTCCCCGTCGGGTCCAATGCCCTGGTCACCAGTACGAACGCCGACAATGGTTTTTCCGTCTTCAGCGTAAAGGACTTCTTTGCCGGCAAACCCGGGAAAAATGTTAACCCCCATCTCTTCGGCCACCTGCCCCAGCCAGCGGGTGAAACGGGAGAGACTGATGATCAGACTTCCCGTGTTGTGCATAGGTTTGGGTACAAACGGCACCGGGATGGCTGAGGTTTCGGTTAAATAATAAAATTCATCTCCCCGAACTGTGGTTTCAACGGGGCACCCCTTGTCCGCGTAATCCGGCATGAGCTCATTGAGCGCAATTGGATCCATGACAGCACCGCTTAGGGCATGCGAGCCAATTTCGGCACCTTTTTCGATCAGGGCCACTTCCAGCTCCAGATTTTTCTCTTTGGCCAATTGCATCAGTTTAATGGCACCTGCTAGACTGGCCGGCCCGCCGCCGACAAACAGGACATCAAAATCGATACTTTCACGTTCTACGGTCATGTTTGATACTCCTATGTGTGCTAAATGGTTTATTTATGCTATTTATAGACGCTAAAGGTCTGCACGCAAAAACACAAAAAATGATGTTTAGCATACTCCGTTGTCTTTGTAAATTGTGTCCTGAGATTTTAATTTTCCTTTTGTGCCTTTCTGGTTCCATCGTTGAATAGATGTATTATGTTAATAATCAATCAACATTTTAGTTTGATTCAACCAAGATTTTCTCATTGAAACGATGAATTTTATTGAATCCGAATCGTGTTTTTTGCTAAGTAGCTTTCTCAAACATGCGAACAACTACTTTTTACTCATTTCA is from Desulfobacterales bacterium and encodes:
- a CDS encoding DUF2845 domain-containing protein, which codes for MISLTFMMMMLSNPTCIFAAEETPTMMCDEGVVRIGDSTVDVRDDCGEPNTQTPDQWVYDFGPSQSFTVIFKDGKVVRILESH
- a CDS encoding electron transfer flavoprotein-ubiquinone oxidoreductase yields the protein MTVERESIDFDVLFVGGGPASLAGAIKLMQLAKEKNLELEVALIEKGAEIGSHALSGAVMDPIALNELMPDYADKGCPVETTVRGDEFYYLTETSAIPVPFVPKPMHNTGSLIISLSRFTRWLGQVAEEMGVNIFPGFAGKEVLYAEDGKTIVGVRTGDQGIGPDGEPKSNFEPGIDLKAKVTVFGEGARGSLFKEIDKKLNLMKGKMPQVFETGIEEVIELPEESNYFKTSKGNDIHLMGYPIGLYIPGGAFIYEMADNRLTLGFLTGLCYEDPLLDLYDTFIKFKSHPFVANIIKGGKVVEAGARAVATGGYYTLPKLAVDGGLFVGASAGIQYMPGLKGIHISMKSGMLAAEAIISAVEKQNFDEQTLQTYGDLFENSYIKKQLYEGRNFYQALSKTNPMKFIHLGAQYVTGGRGFVDKMPLEEDYTTLKPLNGEQADITTVDPKIYDGELFVDKLTSVYLSKTKHREDQPSHIIVHDTDLCINTCYPKYRSPCTRFCPGEVYEIETDDKTGDKRLKLNPSNCLHCKTCDIKDPFENITWTCPEGGEGPGYTLL
- a CDS encoding PilZ domain-containing protein, which codes for MADRTIQNRHKRIKYKASITLEDKRTGYHYPGTLQNYSKSGLYFESAYAQQPGRKIRITSDNLPFSSSNNGHFAKVVWRKLLTHKQSTHLFGVGAKFC
- the zupT gene encoding zinc transporter ZupT, whose protein sequence is MFEEDVLIAFGLTLFAGLATGIGSALAFFAKRTNTKFLSLALGFSAGVMIYVSFVEIFAKARDALAEEFDPAKATWITVAAFFGGIFLIAIIDKLVPSFENPHEIRGIEEMGSEQVHDKNRKLLRMGMFTALAIAIHNFPEGLATFAAALSDPALGLSIAVAIAIHNIPEGISVSVPIYYATGSKKKAFFYSFLSGVAEPVGALIGYFILLNFFSDFIFGVLFAGVAGIMVFISLDELLPAAQKYGEHHLSIYGLILGMAVMALSLLLFM
- a CDS encoding AarF/UbiB family protein, encoding MLSIRKIGVIGRTYRHLNRYRQILAILFKYGFGDLLDRLSIDQYISAGLSAISRKRSDRVEKLSRPQRLRMAFEELGPTYIKLGQILSTRPDLVPADYLTELTRLQDEVPPFDFEDVKTVIESEFGASAEELFNQLDDQPLASASIGQVHKAVTKDGESVAVKFQRPGIQKVIEVDLEIMLHLATLAERHIKEFEIHRPVKIVDEFARTLEKEIDYRIEATNMERIARRFLDQSHIYIPAVFRELSTSRVLTTELIEGIKVSNIAGIAESGLDHKIIADRIVGLVLKQAFDHGFFHADPHPGNIFVLADNVICLVDYGMMGLVDRATRETFVDLIDSVVHQQEVRTAQALLNLTDWDEEPDIRSLEREIADFMGRHFYKPLKHMEIGKLLQDLLHLTMRFRLRLPPDIFLMIKALSSIEGVGRALNPEFDLIAHARPFIQQIKLERFSPKRMSTDVYEMLSRLVQFLQQFPKDLMDLTGMIRQQRLSLQLEHKGLETLLATQDQTSNRISFAIIIAALVIGSALIVISEIPPLVYGISLIGIIGYLVAAIMGIWLLVAIVRKGRL
- a CDS encoding sulfite exporter TauE/SafE family protein, yielding MSSTDTLLLLYLSSGFTIGFGHCIGMCGPIVVSFSLNLKEKSIFIPQLLYHLGRICTYAILGGVVAAAGSLTMVTAHIDTIQKSVMILTGVLIMMMGLAMAGWIPLGRVFGDHSSPGGIILKGFGSLLKAKSTLVYLPLGLLLGLLPCGPVYTALLGATRAGMDASSTQQSILTGMGLMTAFGLGTVPALFLVAKLADMGWLKSRALIYKVGAVLMIIVGLVFVIKAIHF